The proteins below come from a single Pleuronectes platessa chromosome 1, fPlePla1.1, whole genome shotgun sequence genomic window:
- the marveld3 gene encoding MARVEL domain-containing protein 3 — MRNKNLQRVKLNSQVITSGRGTEQVDDGRRKCETGSVINWIVTFSVCGRKQDRIAERLSQQKMPERGRHQQRSDEYRSRERDPSHDGDHHPPSGDRGRNQKPRDTDNRGSAGDRRPQQDRQRDMTSAPQKEPPAYRDHSHGREGHSTLSRETPVPHSEEESYEPQHRRNLYNLKYILTSRGLCQLMEVLVNLLLVICAGVPHSNQGGYRDLASLGGIYYYHFGGANAFTGADADRVKELDRLFHQLKLPPYVFTMACGGCLMVYACIMLGLGIFRVPYRFPPVLLGEALLNFLIGLGYIPALAFYFIKLQETYNNPICTEREQMYKSKGHKGFECKFHGADIAGGLFGVVGVGVFIFGTVLAIRAFRSVRERKRQRTNEDDRF, encoded by the exons ATGCGAAACAAGAACCTGCAGAGAGTAAAGTTGAATTCCCAGGTGATAACTAGTGGGCGTGGCACAGAACAGGTGGATGACGGCAGGAGGAAATGTGAAACCGGAAGTGTGATAAACTGGATTGTTACTTTCTCGGTGTGTGGACGTAAACAAGACCGGATCGCGGAGAGACTCTCACA GCAGAAGATgccagagagggggagacaccAGCAGAGGAGCGATGAGTACAGGAGCAGGGAGAGGGACCCCTCACACGATGGAGACCATCACCCTCCCTCCGGGGACAGAGGTCGCAACCAGAAGCCCAGAGACACGGACAACAGAGGTTCTGCTGGTGACAGGAGGCCCCAACAAGACAGGCAGAGGGACATGACATCTGCCCCTCAGAAGGAGCCACCTGCTTACAGGGACCACAGCCACGGCCGTGAAGGACACTCCACACT GTCCAGAGAGACACCAGTGCCTCACTCTGAAGAGGAGAGTTATGAGCCACAACACAGACGAAATCTTTACAATCTGAAATACATCTTAACCAGTAGAG GTCTGTGTCAGCTTATGGAGGTGCTTGTGAATCTGCTCCTCGTCATCTGTGCTGGGGTGCCACACAGCAACCAGGGGGGTTACCGGGACCTGGCCAGCCTGGGTGGCATCTACTATTACCACTTTGGTGGAGCCAATGCCTTCACCGGGGCCGACGCAGACAGGGTGAAGGAGCTGGACCGGCTGTTCCATCAGCTCAAGCTGCCCCCGTACGTCTTCACCATGGCCTGCGGCGGGTGTCTGATGGTCTACGCCTGCATCATGCTGGGCCTGGGGATTTTCCGAGTCCCTTACCGCTTTCCGCCTGTGCTGCTGGGGGAGGCTCTGCTGAACTTCCTGATCGGCCTGGGCTACATCCCTGCCCTGGCCTTCTACTTCATTAAGCTGCAGGAAACCTACAATAATCCCATCTGTACGGAGAGGGAGCAAATGTACAAGAGCAAAGGGCACAAGGGCTTTGAGTGCAAGTTCCACGGGGCGGACATCGCAGGAGGTCTCTtcggggtggtgggggtgggggtgttcaTCTTTGGTACGGTGTTAGCTATCAGAGCTTTCAGGTCAGTGCGAGAGCGAAAGAGGCAAAGAACAAATGAGGACGATCGTTTTTAA
- the phlpp2 gene encoding PH domain leucine-rich repeat-containing protein phosphatase 2, translated as MKRNGSRGPVTRKTRFGSRERDWLKGDTQRGCVCLYGATVDPQPPASGPQASTAPQTDLQLVLCSTSTTVEELCAQRDGKGLYVQLHGDLVRRLDPSERPLQILYDYLASMGYADPVRVQQEAANSDLSCLIRFYSEHPVNADQQERTLLKGVFSVRKGKTQLHKWAERKVILCGTCLIVASVKDSLTGKLHILPLVGGKVEEVKRRLHCLMFSSAGSQAQTYFVNFDTLADYQRWHRQASKVVSQTVSMVDLSCYSLEAVPEYLFYSQDITHLNLRHNFMSLQGPGGLLNLPRFSQLKSLNLSHNRLGVFPECACEILTLTELNLSCNNLHVVPVQIGNLQSLQTLSLDGNHLSSLPEELGDLSQLNSLGLSFNNFSHIPAVLERLSAVDKLAMAGNRVETLELCTLAIMSNLKNIDLRLNGLRWVKSESPDAASQVTQLDLRDNCLATLDLSSICSLETLHCQRNQLVTLTLSGSTLRMLHASSNRLTTVNIYPVPNQLTHMELSQNLLEYLPDWVCDCRKIEMLDLTHNLLSELPSRLLNSLSLRKLLAGNNRLQRVPDLLDHVPLEALDLQHNKLAELPESLFYKALNLKFLNASANALESIPPSSQSEESLSTLQELYLTGNNLNENCGALLVGHQNLRVLHIAYNQMLSFPASKLSKLELLEELDLSGNKLKTIPSTVSSCKRLHTLIAHSNHITVFPEILNLPEIKLVDLSCNELTEIQLPDSMPATLQDLDLTGNNSLMLEHKTLNLFSHITTLKLDQKPTTTAGDSMSAPTPWNHGYSEMSGQRNKLCVSVLTVDRFGDGVEACYGIFDGDRNEEVPRLLQCTMGDVLCEELQHSSIDNVYMCNTFLTSHRKLGMAGQKLGASALLCYFHHKPSDPGGYLSLTVANVGTCQAVLCRGGRPVPLSKVYSLENCTEEMERVKLSKAIITEDNKVSGVTCCSRLLGCSYLTPWVLPKPWVHTEPLCSQDEFLILGNRALFEWVSYQEAVCTVQAVRDPRAAAKKLCTLAQSYGCKDNIGAVVVSLHIGEDSCTCEPPVSTTEPRGAPPVPAPVTVTPGPSEPAILSSSSGIVSEFSSETSASEVGSEAGSTASDEHQSSGPAPRPERRCSLHPATTLCGIMVPGSGGSGTHPGLFQRQPSCATFSSNQSDNGLDSDDEAPLEGVISNGSKLEVEVDIHCCAFQLRSGSTESAQDFDLDKRHSDYPNGKMRRQNSVVVSATNGCLLAVCGREIADLKKSPSTCSLFGKKLSNGSVVAPEDSHNLIEVALEAPKKKSGYFNAPAQQDPEDQLIVPPSLEQEVREQLRGQSPLVSGSSLTPSFKEPVWDHPHPPAFPSNMVPGPGPAPFLQQEVYDTAL; from the exons AGCATCCAGTGAACGCCGACCAGCAGGAGCGCACTCTGCTGAAAGGCGTGTTCAGCGTCAGGAAGGGCAAGACACAGCTGCACAAGTGGGCGGAGCGGAAGGTCATCCTCTGTGGCACCTGTCTGATCGTGGCCTCGGTGAAAGACAGCCTGACTGGGAAGTTGCACATCTTACCCCTGGTGGGGGGGAAG gtggaggaggtgaaacgGAGGCTCCACTGTCTGATGTTTAGCTCAGCTGGATCCCAGGCCCAGACGTACTTTGTCAATTTTGACACCCTGGCAGACTACCAGCGATGGCATCGACAGGCGTCCAAA gtggtgtCTCAGACAGTCAGCATGGTGGATCTCTCCTGCTACAGTCTGGAAGCAGTGCCTGAGTATCTGTTCTACAGTCAGGACATCACCCACCTCAACCTGCGACACAACTTCATGAGCCTGCAGGGGCCTGGAGGGCTGCTCAACCTCCCCAG GTTTTCCCAGCTGAAGAGTCTGAACTTGTCTCACAACCGTCTGGGTGTGTTCCCTGAATGTGCGTGTGAGATCCTCACCCTGACCGAGCTCAACCTCTCCTGCAATAACCTCCATGTGGTCCCAGTACAGATAGGAAACCTTCAAAG CCTGCAGACTCTGTCTTTGGATGGAAACCACCTCAGCTCCCTGCCCGAGGAGCTGGGTGACCTGTCCCAGCTCAACAGCCTGGGGCTCTCCTTCAACAACTTCTCCCACATCCCTGCTGTGCTGGAGCGGCTGAGTGCAGTGGACAAGTTGGCCATGGCTGGGAACAGAGTGGAGACTCTGGAGCTGTGTACTCTGGCCATAATGAGCAACCTGAAAAACATCGACCTCCG GCTGAATGGGCTGCGCTGGGTGAAGAGTGAGAGTCCAGACGCGGCGAGCCAGGTGACACAGCTGGACCTACGGGACAACTGCTTGGCCACGTTAGACCTGAGCTCCATCTGCAGCCTGGAGACTCTGCACTGCCAGCGCAACCAGCTGGTGACACTCACACTCAGCGGTTCCACACTGCGCATGCTTCACGCCAGCAGCAACC GCCTCACCACAGTCAACATCTATCCAGTCCCTAACCAGCTGACACACATGGAGCTATCACA GAACCTTTTGGAGTACCTTCCGGACTGGGTGTGTGACTGCAGGAAAATTGAGATGCTGGACCTCACACACAACCTCCTGTCGGAGCTTCCTTCCAG ACTGCTCAACAGCTTGAGTTTGAGAAAGCTGCTGGCGGGGAACAATCGTTTGCAGAGAGTGCCTGACCTACTTGACCACGTCCCTCTGGAAGCCCTGGACCTCCAGCACAACAAGCTGGCTGAACTCCCTGAGAGTCTCTTTTACAAAGCCTTAAA CCTGAAATTCTTAAATGCGTCAGCCAATGCCCTGGAAAGCATTCCTCctagcagccaatcagaggagagccTCAGCACGCTCCAGGAGCTCTACCTGACGGGGAATAATCTGAATGAGAACTGTGGTGCTCTGCTGGTTGGACACCAGAACCTGCGGGTCCTTCACATCGCCTACAACCAGATGCTCTCCTTCCCTGCCAG CAAGTTGAGTaagctggagctgctggaggagctcgACCTGAGTGGCAACAAGCTGAAGACGATCCCCTCCACTGTGTCCAGCTGTAAGAGACTGCACACCCTCATCGCACACTCCAACCACATTACTGTCTTCCCAGAGATCCTCAACCTGCCTGAGATCAAG CTGGTGGATCTGAGCTGTAATGAGCTGACTGAGATCCAGTTGCCCGACTCGATGCCTGCTACTCTGCAGGATCTCGACCTGACGGGCAACAACAGCCTGATGTTGGAACACAAAACCCTCAACCTCTTCAG TCACATCACAACCCTCAAATTAGACCAGAAGCCCACCACGACAGCAGGGGACTCAATGAGTGCCCCCACTCCCTGGAACCATGGTTATTCTGAAATGAGCGGTCAAAGAAACAA gttgtgtgtgtctgtgctgactGTCGACCGGTTTGGAGACGGGGTGGAGGCATGTTACGGTATCTTCGATGGAGACCGCAATGAGGAAGTGCCTCGGCTGCTGCAGTGCACCATGGGAGATGTGCTGTGTGAGGAGCTTCAGCACTCCAGTATCGACAATGTGTACATGTGCAACACTTTCCTCACCTCACACAG GAAACTAGGAATGGCTGGACAGAAACTGGGTGCTTCTGCCTTGTTGTGTTACTTCCACCACAAGCCTTCAGATCCGGGAGGCTACCTCAGCCTCACTGTGGCCAACGTGGGCACCTGCCAGGCAGTGCTGTGTCGGGGCGGCCGACCCGTACCTCTCTCTAAGGTTTACAGTTTGGAGAACTGCactgaggagatggagagagttaAACTCAGTAAAGCCATAATTACAGAG GATAACAAAGTGAGTGGAGTGACATGCTGCTCTCGGCTGCTGGGCTGCTCTTACCTGACTCCCTGGGTGCTTCCAAAGCCCTGGGTGCACACTGAGCCGCTCTGTTCCCAGGATGAGTTCTTGATCCTGGGTAATCGAGCTCTGTTCGAGTGGGTCTCCTACCAGGAGGCCGTGTGCACCGTGCAGGCTGTGCGAGATCCACGTGCTGCTGCCAAGAAGCTGTGTACACTCGCCCAGAGCTATGGCTGCAAGGACAACATCGGGGCTGTGGTGGTGTCGCTGCATATCGGCGAGGACAGCTGCACCTGTGAGCCGCCAGTCTCCACCACTGAGCCCCGCGGTGCCCCTCCGGTCCCTGCGCCTGTAACCGTGACCCCGGGCCCCAGTGAACCAGCCATCCTTTCATCCAGCAGTGGTATTGTCTCTGAGTTCAGCAGTGAGACGTCAGCCTCAGAGGTGGGCAGTGAGGCGGGGTCCACCGCTTCAGACGAGCACCAATCATCTGGGCCCGCACCCCGCCCAGAGAGACGGTGCAGCCTACACCCTGCCACTACGCTGTGTGGGATCATGGTGCCAGGCTCAGGTGGTTCAGGAACCCACCCGGGCCTATTCCAGCGTCAGCCCTCCTGTGCTACGTTCTCAAGTAACCAGTCCGACAACGGCTTGGACAGTGACGATGAGGCTCCACTTGAGGGGGTCATCTCCAATGGCAGCAAGTTAGAGGTAGAGGTGGACATCCACTGCTGTGCTTTCCAGCTACGGTCAGGGTCCACCGAGAGCGCCCAAGACTTTGACCTTGACAAGCGTCACTCTGACTACCCCAACGGCAAAATGCGCAGACAGAACAGCGTGGTGGTTTCTGCCACAAACGGCTGCCtgctggctgtgtgtgggagagagatcGCTGACCTTAAGAAGTCCCCTTCCACGTGCAGCTTGTTTGGGAAGAAGTTGTCCAATGGCTCCGTGGTGGCTCCTGAGGACAGTCACAATCTTATTGAAGTGGCACTGGAGGCTCCAAAGAAAAAGTCTGGTTACTTCAATGCCCCAGCACAGCAGGACCCAGAGGATCAGCTGATTGTTCCACCAAGTCTGGAGCAGGAAGTCAGGGAGCAGTTAAGAGGCCAGAGCCCGCTCGTCTCAGGCTCCTCCCTAACACCCTCCTTCAAAGAGCCTGTGTGGGATCATCCACACCCTCCTGCATTTCCCTCCAACATGGTTCCAGGTCCAGGCCCAGCTCCCTTTCTACAGCAGGAAGTCTACGATACTGCCCTCTAG